The region TTTGGCAGCAATGTCCTATGACAGGTTTGTGGCCATTTGCCATCCCCTCCATTACACAGTCATCATGAGTTGGAGGGTGTGCACTGTCCTGGCTGTCACTTCCTGGGCTTGTGGGTTTATCCTCTCTGTGGCACATTCCTTTCTTCTCCTACGGCTACCCTTCTGTGGGCCCTACAACGTGAATCACCTCTTCTGTGAAATCCTGGCTGTCCTCAAGCTGGCCTGCGGTGACACCCAGATCAACCAAGTCGTCCTCTTGGCggcctctgtttttgttttagtggGCCCCCTTTGCTTAATGCTTGTGTCCTACACGCGCATCCTCTGGGCCATCCTGAAGATCCAGTCCAAGGAGGGCCGCATgaaggccttctccacctgctcctcTCACCTGTGTGTGGTTGGGCTTTTCTTTGGTATAGCCATGCTTGTTTATATGGTCCCAGAGTCGAGCCAGCGAGAGGAGCAGGAGAAAATGCTGTCACTGTTTCACAGTCTCTTTAATCCAATGCTCAATCCCCTCATCTACAGCTTGAGGAACACGCAGGTGAAGGAAGCCTTCCACAGAGTCCTGCAGAAGATGCCCATGTAGCCCCAGGTAGAACAATGGAGGACCATGACCGTCCTCATAAGACATGTGGCTTGCTGAAGCAACAACTTGGGAAACTTTCCCAATTAGAAATTTGGTATAAGAATAGTAAGCAAGTGCTCAAATTCTAGCTCTGGAAATAGGGGATGAATATATATTATTAGTTTCACTACTTCCTGTCAACTCTCCCCACTGATACTCTccatggagtttgaacccaggttcCAGATTAAATCCCAGTGTTGAGTGCCACTCCCATTCAGAGAGCAGGACAGGGGGGAACGGCCTTCACCTGGTTGTTGCACCAACTTCTTAGCATTTTTTAATTGCAAGTTAAAGAAAAGTTAGCTAGCCTTTAAAAGCCTCTTAAAGAAAAGTCTGTTAAGGCCAAAGCAAATAGAATATGAAGTAACATAAAATCAAATGGccataaataaatgtgaaaatagCAACACAATAAAACGAATAGAAGCATAGTTGTTATTTTCTTAGGAAAGGTCatcaaaattgaaaaaatttAGCTAAATTGGACAGCTGAAAAAGACTAAGTTCGGAAGATACTGAAATCAGAGCTGTAAAGGAACATTCACATCTATCTAATATGTAAGAAGATAATTGGACGGCAATGTTGTAATTCTAATTGTGTTGCCAACAAAGAGAAACTTAGACAAAGAACAAATTGCTAGAAAGATACAATCTACCAAAACTAACAACAAGTAAACAACAAGTAACAAGTTAACAATATGAATACATTTATAATAAAGAGTTAATGAATTTACAACTTGCGAAATACATGATGGACCACAGTGCTAGGGTGGTAAAAtagtgtaaaagaaaaagaagcactaTTACTTTGCaacaatttcttttcaaataacgAGAACAGAATATCTCTCAGCACATTCTACAAGGTATCACTGATATCCAATACACCATAGGAAATGAACGCTATAGACCAACATCCTAACACATGTAAACTCAACAATCTTTCACAAATACCAGAAAGCAAATCCAACTAACATGGGAATAATCAATCACCTTGACCAAGTAAGATTTATTTCAAAAGTGAAGGGTAGTTTTAACACTCAGAACTCAAGGCAAGCTACTGCAGATAATTAAAGCGTTTGATATTTCCAATACCTTTTCATAATAAATACTTGCCtcctccttcacacacacatgtGACAAGCTGAAAACATAGTTAAATGCTTCAGTCTGATAAAACATTGATGAAAAAATCTCAGGTCAAATTATAATTGGTTACTAAAGACTGGATGTTTTCTTCCACATGGTAAAGGAACGAGCCAGCCTCTGCTGGCctcctgttcaggaggctgagatgtagagtatctcagtttgaagcccgcCTGAATAGAATAGGCTGCCAGTCTCTGTCTTCAGAATAACCTGCaaaaaaaagcagagctagaggcatggctcaagcaacagagcaccagccaaacaagcaagctaAGGGAGCAGGAAGCTTTGAGTCCAAGTCCGAATACCACCAAgaccaacaacagcaaagaaaatacatttaaaataatcctCTCTTGCCTTTTCTGTATCGCATTGTAGTGGACTTTCAAGAGCAattaagtaagaaaaataaaaataatccagtttagaaaagaataaataaaattattctgtAAGACATCATGCCCCTATATCattgaaattttatattattatatattatatgattatattcttatgttatatattacattatcatattattatattatgctattataacattaaattttatttaatataatatcattattatatttatataaaatatatcatattaattatatattatgttctGTTTTTCAATAGGATCTGCTAACTTAATTCGGCAAATTTTCAGACTAAatatccatacacacacataaacacagttCTGCCAAGTACTAAGCTAAGTTGAAAATAGCTCTTTTCTTGTGTATGAATGGACAAAACCAGCAAGCCTGGCAGATCAGATGAGAGATAACAGGAGCTCAGCAAAGCACAGAGGAAAGCAAAGATGCCTAGAAGAGAACAGGAGGGAGCGATGGGTAGTGACAGGTGTCACCTGTCCTAAACCAGGTAGCCTAGGGCAGAGGGCCGCTTTCATGTCCTTTCGTTAGGTGAAGCTTCTTTTAGCAGGAAGTCAAAAGCACTGCATGACAAGGAAAACATTCACAAgctggacttcatttaaattaagaaTTTTTACTCACCAGAAAGAAAAACGGATGCTACACCCTGAGAGATGTTGCATCCTTCGGAATGTATTTCCGCCAAGCTCAacctcctgtcttttttttttttttaaattaaaatgtattttattatctacTCATCTCACACTGGTCATTATCATCTCAATAATACTGTTTCTCAAACGTATACAATGTCCAACAGGACTGAATTAAGCCCCAAACAAAGACATTCtcatttacttttcatttcaCCACCAAGAGACAGTTATCTTCACTTTAATAAAATAGCTACAACAATGAAATTATTTGCCCAAATGTCACTAATTGATGTAGAAAAGATTCAAACTCAGTTATGTCATTAAATAGCTCATTTTTTCTCTGTGTAGCTCTAGCTCATGTTTACAAATGATCAGATTAACTTAAAGTTAGATTAGTATCACTTTATCTCTCCTGGTAAAAGTATCTTATTCTTTTCAGAATGAGTAGTATACTATTACAATCTTGGAGAGGCTCATTTTAgcattgatttttattatatattgccATGTAACAATAGAATGTaactatatataataaaatgcacaatatttaaaatttctggatgtaTAAGACATtcaaataatttcattattttaagaagtttttttttctaattttttttctcaaatttttattatcaaactgatgtacagagaggttacagtttcatacattgggcattggatacatttcttgtactgtttgttaccttgtccctcatgcccccctccctccccccctttccctccccccccaggtgttcagttcacttacaccaaacagttttgcaagtattgcttttgtagttgtttctctttttttaccctgtgtctctcaaatttggtattccctttgaatttcctacttccaataccagtaaacacggtttccaatatactcagataagattacagagatagtgtaggtacaaccataggaaggtgatacaagaacatcatcaataatagaaactacacatacacataggacgttgaaagtagttacaactgtgatatatcaattgtttccataacatggagttcatttcacttagcatcatcttatgtgttcataagggtatagctattgggccttgtgatgctctgctatggcttgcctaaacctgtactaattattcccaataagggagaccatagagtccatgtttctttgggtctggctcacttcacttagtataactttttccaagtccttccatttccgtacaaatggaacaatgtcattctttctgatagaggcataaaattccattgtgtatatgtaccacattttcctgatccattcatctatggaggggcatctgggttggttccagattctcgctatgacaaattgtgctgcgatgaacactgttgtgctggtggctttactgtgattttgtttgtgggcttttggatagatacccaacagtggggctgctgggtcataggggagttctatattgagccttctgaggaatctccatactgcttgccagagtggctgaaccagtttacattcccaccaacaatgaagtaaggttcccttttggccacatcccctccaacaattgttattattagttttcttgatatatgacattcttgctggggtcaACCTCCTGTCTTTATGAGGAACTTCTGCAAGCTGCTGCTGCATCTAGCCCTCGAGGTGAACTTGATCTTAAGTACCACACGCGGAGAGTCCTGCATATACCATGCTTCTGTTAACATGTTTGTGCATACGTGCATACGACCTTGTACATGCGTACATATAGACGTATGTTATATCTAACTTCCACACATAAGAGAGCACATGTGTCCAGGTCCATCTATTTCTTTGCAAGTGATGCAATATCATTCTCCCAATTGGTAAgtagaatagatagatagatagatagatagatagatagatagatagatagatatgtatatatatatatatatcacattttcttgatccactgaagggcatctggctATTGCCATATTTTGGCTACGACATATGCAGGGGAGAAATCCAAAGGTGTAACTGCTTTGAACAACTAATTtgtaatttaacaaaatgaatcccAGCAGCTGGTACGATGGCCAGTGACTGGAGAGAGGAAGGCGGGAAAATGAACCGACACTATTCagtgtgtatatgtgaaaatgaaagtcGAAGAATTGAAGGGATGGGTAGGGTCACGAGAGATAGAGGAGAGTGATGaaaaggatgacactgatcaagatgcactgtactcataaagtgacatgttgaattgtaacccTTTGTACAGCTATGTAAAATGACTAAATCATAATAAAACAGACTCATACAAATCAGTAAGGAGTCTGGAGGGGGAATAGAGACTCAGACTGAAAAGTGATCACATGTACTAATATTAATGTTGGTAAATTTGTATCACTTCGTTGGAAAGCTGACTTATTCAATGATTTTGTCATGGCATACTTGatgtgtataattttaaatatgtgtAAGAATGTGCATCAAGTGTCATTCACAGCAGACAAAGTTGGAAATGACACAAATGCCCATGGAcaatagaataaataaatggtgtggtattttttattgattattaacttgcattaaaaaaatagaaacaactgcTACAAATATCGATGACTCTTGGCCTGGAGCACAGCTCAAGTATAACTTCCtatcaagtacaaggccttgtattttttaaaaaaacatggaTGGACGGACCTCAAAAAACACTACATCGGGACAAAGTAGACACAACACTTCAGGGATGGCACAATTCATTTCTATTATGTTTATTTTGCATTAGCTTGCAGTTGTAACATGAAGAGGTTTGCTGTGGTATTTCCATCCATGCACATAATGCACTATAAACAAAT is a window of Perognathus longimembris pacificus isolate PPM17 chromosome 2, ASM2315922v1, whole genome shotgun sequence DNA encoding:
- the LOC125345897 gene encoding olfactory receptor 2A2-like; its protein translation is MGSNHSWVTEFILVGLRLNAEMEVFLFWIFSLLYIVSLLANGVILGLICLDPRLHTPMYFFLSHLAILDVSYASNNVPKMLGNLINHNRTIAFIPCAVQTFLYLAFAATECLVLAAMSYDRFVAICHPLHYTVIMSWRVCTVLAVTSWACGFILSVAHSFLLLRLPFCGPYNVNHLFCEILAVLKLACGDTQINQVVLLAASVFVLVGPLCLMLVSYTRILWAILKIQSKEGRMKAFSTCSSHLCVVGLFFGIAMLVYMVPESSQREEQEKMLSLFHSLFNPMLNPLIYSLRNTQVKEAFHRVLQKMPM